From Perca flavescens isolate YP-PL-M2 chromosome 19, PFLA_1.0, whole genome shotgun sequence:
TGCGGGACGACTACGAGATCGAATACGACCAGGACGCCGAGAAGCTCATCAGCGGGCTGTCGGTGAACTACGACGACGAGGACGTGGAAATTGAAATGAAGCGCGCCCACGTGGACATGTACGTGCGCAAGCTCCGAGAGCGCCAGCGGCGCAAGAATGTGGCCCGAGACTACAACCTGGTGCCCACGTTCCTGGGCCGAGACAAGAAGgacaaggagaaggagaagccGGGAGCGCTAGGAGTCCCAGGCGCTGCCGGTGGCGCGGGTGGAGCATCAGCAGCCGGCGGCGGGGGCGGTGGCACTGCTGGATCGGGCTCTACGACGGCGGCGGGATCAGGTCCTGTTCCCAAAAGAAAGATCACcaaggaggagaaggagcagCGGGTCAGACTGCGGGGGCTCTGCCAGTTCATGGCCACCCGGGAGTTTGAAGACTTGTTTGAGAACATGCACAAAGAGCGCGCGCTGCGGGCCAAGGTGCGCGAGCTGCAGCGCTACCGCCGCAACGGCATCGCGCGCCTGGAGGAGTCCGCCGAATACGAGGCGGCGCGCCACAAGAGGGAGAAACGCAAGGAGAACAAAAGCGTGGTCACCTCCAAACGgggcagcggcggcggcggaggaggagggggcgggcTCGGCTCAGGGATGGGGCTCGGGGTCGGAGCCGGAGgcggggggggaggaggaggaggcgttGCCGGAGGACTCGGCGGCGGGATCAAAGAGGAGGGGAAGGACGGCGAGTTCGCCGCCATCGAGAACCTGGCGGGCTTCGAGCTGCTGTCGGACCGGGAGAAGGTGCTGTGTAACTCTCTGAACCTGAGCCCGGCACGCTACCTCACCGTCAAGACCATCATCATCAAAGACCACCTGCAGAAGAGGCAAGGCATCCCGGCCAAGAGCCGGCTGCCCAGCTACCTGGACAAGGTGCTCAAGAAGCGCATTCTCACCTTCCTCACGGAAAGCGGCTGGATATCCCGGGACGCCTCTTAGCCGTCCCGTCTCGGCGTCTAGGAATCAGAAGTGGATGATTGCTGAGAGCTGATTTGCCATGAGCTCCGTAGGCAGGACAAAACTActgcctgtttttttattttatttttctcaaaagtgATCTTGTGAATATGTACATTGCAAAGGAAGAGGGTGCcccactgggaaaaaaaaatgtgtatattttCATACCAGGGTTAGGAACAAAaataagcctttatttttacattcgGTAAGGGACTCGGTGGGTTCAAAGTACTTTGTGTCCATTTTGTTACTACAGTACATGACTGAGAACTACAGTGCTAACAAGTTCTACATAGATTTTTTCAGGTGCACTGACGATTTAAAATCCAAACATTGACGGGGCAGATTCATGCTGAAAAGAATTAAGGGGGCGGGGGATAGGATCGTACCATTCCCTGAAACTGATGGGTGGCCGAAATGGtcactgttgttgttgtagatgttttttttgggaTCTCTCAAACTCGCCCTACTTTGGTCCACTTTGTTAGCTGCTTCATCAGGTAAAGCTGGACTTTATAGTAAGAGCTATAGCTGATTTGGATTTTTGATCATTTTAAGGCCTTCGTTCCTAGAAATTGACGCGCGTCTTCAGTAAACTCTCAATTCTCGGACATATTATTTTGTTCCTTCGTACTGCTGAAAAA
This genomic window contains:
- the tada2b gene encoding transcriptional adapter 2-beta — encoded protein: MADLGKKYCVYCLTDVTNLRLRCTDCPDIELCPECFSAGAEIGNHRRWHGYQQVDGGRFTLWGPDAEGGWTSREEQSLLDAIEQYGFGNWEDMAAHVGASRTPQEVMEHYVTMYIHGNLGKACIPDNIPNRVTDHTCPSGGPLSPSLTTPLPPLDISLAEQQQLGYMPLRDDYEIEYDQDAEKLISGLSVNYDDEDVEIEMKRAHVDMYVRKLRERQRRKNVARDYNLVPTFLGRDKKDKEKEKPGALGVPGAAGGAGGASAAGGGGGGTAGSGSTTAAGSGPVPKRKITKEEKEQRVRLRGLCQFMATREFEDLFENMHKERALRAKVRELQRYRRNGIARLEESAEYEAARHKREKRKENKSVVTSKRGSGGGGGGGGGLGSGMGLGVGAGGGGGGGGGVAGGLGGGIKEEGKDGEFAAIENLAGFELLSDREKVLCNSLNLSPARYLTVKTIIIKDHLQKRQGIPAKSRLPSYLDKVLKKRILTFLTESGWISRDAS